The Eurosta solidaginis isolate ZX-2024a chromosome 4, ASM4086904v1, whole genome shotgun sequence genome includes a window with the following:
- the LOC137250327 gene encoding probable peptidoglycan muropeptide transporter SLC46 translates to MGHSAVDGTGTAPATNMVVATITPISVKNIEANANAQTKPTLSWRDKLQKVINNITVEPILAAYIMPSVLSGLATQNLNLEKACRVNMDYGEVVCDALTRRDTANYTLEEETVQTMVARMAAWKTVIQSLFPCLLILFWGSWSDRHHRRKPCILIPIIGEFLGTVGLILCVYFERTPMEVAALTEAIFPSLSGGWFTMLMGVFSYIADITTEEERTLRIGILNVCFSVGVPIGMAFSGVLLKQIGFYGVFSISASLYLFSFLYGLFFLSEPRSKPEKTVPNSERKSLLADFFDKEHVVETFRVAFQKGENQRRKRVIMLMIVVSVVIGPMHGEMAVTYLFTRYRFNWSEVEFSVFSTYAMLTGLIGVLFCVGILSHRLKIDDALVGVISSMSKILSGFVYAFATVPWHMYVGAVVEIFNGTAFIAMRSIATKLVCKDELGKVNSLFGVAEALMPMVFAPMYTTLYAATLKILPGAFYLLGGGLTIPAVVIFLWMYNFQRKQIARGTDKEAGLNGAANPKDANGNINAIEAIALASEAKGQLNGILTNVIHENLEQAEHAAAELAHTKTEKNGMENNAYVADEAELRQRQPTKV, encoded by the exons ATGGGGCACAGTGCTGTCGATGGAACTGGGACAGCCCCTGCGACAAATATGGTCGTAGCAACTATAACGCCTATTTCGGTTAAAAATATTGAAGCAAATGCAAATGCGCAAACAAAACCGACGCTGAGCTGGCGAGATAAGCTGCAAAAGGTCATTAACAATATTACAGTTGAACCTATTTTGGCCGCGTACATTATGCCCAGTGTATTATCGGGATTGGCAacacaaaatttgaatttagaaAAGGCGTGCCGTGTGAACATGGATTATGGCGAGGTTGTTTGCGATGCGTTGACACGAAGAGATACTGCAAACTACACGCT AGAAGAGGAAACCGTCCAGACAATGGTTGCTCGCATGGCCGCTTGGAAAACTGTGATACAATCGCTTTTCCCATGTCTACTCATTCTTTTTTGGGGTTCGTGGAGTGATCGTCATCACCGGCGAAAACCTTGCATACTCATACCAATCATTGGGGAATTTCTGGGCACTGTTGGTCTAATACTCTGTGTTTACTTCGAGCGGACGCCAATGGAAGTGGCCGCCCTAACAGAAGCGATATTTCCCTCACTTAGCGGAGGCTGGTTTACCATGCTTATGGGCGTTTTTAGTTACATAGCTGATATAACTACGGAAGAAGAGCGGACCTTACGAATTGGCATATTGAATGTATGTTTTTCGGTAGGCGTGCCAATCGGAATGGCTTTCAGTGGAGTACTGTTGAA GCAAATTGGTTTTTACGGCGTTTTCTCTATCTCAGCAAGTCTCTATTTGTtctcatttctttatggtttgtTCTTCTTGAGTGAACCACGTTCCAAGCCAGAAAAGACTGTACCGAATTCAGAACGCAAAAGTTTATTAGCAGACTTCTTCGATAAGGAGCATGTAGTGGAGACGTTCCGAGTGGCATTTCAGAAAGGCGAAAATCAAAGGCGTAAGCGTGTAATAATGTTAATGATCGTTGTGAGCGTTGTAATTGGACCCATGCATG GGGAAATGGCTGTGACATATCTCTTCACACGTTATCGCTTCAATTGGAGTGAGGTGGAGTTCAGCGTCTTTTCGACTTATGCGATGCTTACGGGGCTAATTG GTGTGCTCTTCTGTGTTGGTATTCTGTCACACAGATTGAAAATTGATGATGCGCTTGTCGGCGTCATCTCGAGCATGTCCAAAATTCTGTCGGGTTTCGTGTACGCTTTCGCCACTGTGCCTTGGCACATGTATGTCGGTGCTGTAGTAGAAATATTTAACGGTACTGCATTCATAGCAATGCGTTCGATCGCCACCAAGCTGGTATGCAAAGATGAATTGGGAAAAGTTAATTCGCTATTCGGTGTCGCCGAAGCTCTGATGCCTATGGTCTTTGCGCCCATGTACACAACATTATATGCGGCAACGCTAAAAATTTTACCTGGAGCTTTCTACCTATTGGGTGGTGGCTTGACCATACCTGCAGTGGTCATATTCCT TTGGATGTACAACTTTCAGCGCAAGCAAATCGCGCGAGGCACGGACAAAGAGGCTGGATTGAATGGCGCTGCAAACCCAAAGGATGCCAATGGAAATATCAATGCAATTGAGGCGATAGCGTTAGCGAGTGAAGCTAAAGGACAGCTGAATGGTATTCTAACAAACGTAATACACGAAAATCTTGAGCAGGCTGAACATGCGGCGGCTGAGTTGGCGCATACGAAAACTGAGAAAAATGGAATGGAAAATAATGCCTATGTAGCTGATGAAGCAGAATTGCGTCAACGTCAACCAACAAAGGTGTAA